Proteins from a single region of Butyrivibrio fibrisolvens:
- the smc gene encoding chromosome segregation protein SMC yields the protein MYLKSIEIHGFKSFANRIKLDFHNGITGIVGPNGSGKSNVADAVRWVLGEQRARQLRGGSMQDVIFSGTELRKPLGFAYVAITLDNSDHALSIDFEEVTVSRRLYRSGESEYMINNSPCRLKDINELFYDTGIGKEGYSIIGQGQIDQILSSKPEDRRNLFDEAAGIVKFKLRKETAIKKLEDEKLNLTRITDILSELEKQLEPLEKQSEIAKVYLKNKERLKTLDVNIFLMDNERLKGLLQEADEKLSIAAKDLEDVGTKYDQARIDYDEAQARLDEIEKEIEEARNEMTSSSVLKEKLEGQLALLKEQIRSVTAGSQHFEVRKAEIEAEIAKANEEKEKVLSTKTGVDEEVAGLEEKKKAAADKYNEIQDREQELNRQIEESNAKILNTINERANIKSRQSSLSTMKEQISIRKAELTSKLVQASSDEEKKEARMKELRDIFEAVNEEIRTLSDEQKSGEDRLAAIKEILTGSDEKIREARNIAMQQKSKLDALANLTERYEGYGGAVKRVMEQKDHNPGVIGVVADIIKTDKKYETAIETALGGSIQNVVTKDEATAKKMIAYLKETKGGRATFLPLTALKNQQEFRNKEALNEKGAIGLADGLVKIEDEYRPVAANLLGRVLVVDNVDNATKIAAKYNYSIRMVTLEGELLMPGGAISGGAFKNSSNLLGRRREMDDLEKEVKEKLEEARKLEEEVANVRQERNTLRASLETTRLKLQNKFIEQNTARLNVVREEEKQKEEATSFESLKNENLDIENQVADIEKQENETKAKLEESLQIEKDCQAKVEEYASELSELSKSEEAAASEVSKWEMEIAKVSQRLEFQQENLSRIDEEIATRQKDLDEVVEHIESSKSELEQKNADIEEITKTMEASVTSSKENKEKLEKIQHTREEISLKQKNFFEVREKLAEAKSSLDREVNRLSTQKEKLDSQIEGLINYMWDEYEITLTAASQMRDPELTDASSMKKEIGQLKNAIRDLGDVNVNAIEDYKNVSERYTFLKTQHDDLVAAEEQLRVIIADLDESMRTQFKQQFKLISEQFDKVFKEMFGGGHGTLEIDESVDILEAGIKIIAQPPGKKLVNMNMMSGGEKALTAIALLFAIQNLKPSPFCLLDEIEAALDENNVVRFAKYLHKLKDTQFIVITHRRGTMESADRLYGITMQEKGVSALVSVNLIDKELTN from the coding sequence ATGTATCTTAAGAGTATTGAGATCCATGGATTTAAATCTTTTGCCAATCGCATAAAACTTGATTTTCATAACGGAATAACAGGAATTGTAGGACCTAACGGATCCGGTAAGAGTAACGTTGCCGATGCGGTTCGTTGGGTTCTTGGTGAACAGCGTGCCAGGCAGCTTCGAGGCGGTTCCATGCAGGATGTTATCTTCTCAGGAACCGAACTTCGTAAGCCACTTGGCTTTGCTTATGTTGCAATAACTCTTGATAATTCTGATCATGCACTTTCCATCGATTTTGAAGAAGTAACTGTTTCACGTCGCCTTTATAGAAGCGGTGAATCAGAATATATGATCAACAACAGCCCATGTCGTCTTAAGGACATCAATGAGCTTTTTTATGATACAGGTATTGGTAAAGAGGGCTATTCCATCATCGGACAGGGTCAGATCGACCAGATTCTGTCTTCAAAGCCTGAAGACAGACGTAATCTGTTTGATGAAGCAGCCGGAATCGTTAAATTTAAACTACGAAAAGAAACTGCCATCAAGAAGCTTGAGGACGAGAAGCTCAATCTTACTCGTATCACAGACATTCTGTCTGAGCTTGAGAAGCAGCTTGAGCCACTTGAAAAGCAGTCAGAGATAGCTAAAGTCTATCTCAAGAATAAGGAAAGATTAAAGACACTGGATGTTAACATCTTCCTTATGGACAATGAAAGGCTCAAAGGTCTTTTGCAGGAAGCTGATGAGAAGCTTTCGATTGCAGCTAAGGACCTTGAGGATGTCGGTACTAAATATGATCAGGCCAGGATCGATTATGACGAGGCTCAGGCAAGGCTTGATGAGATAGAAAAAGAAATCGAAGAAGCCAGAAATGAGATGACAAGCTCCAGCGTCCTTAAGGAAAAGCTGGAAGGACAGCTTGCCCTTCTCAAAGAGCAGATTCGTTCCGTAACAGCAGGGTCACAGCATTTCGAAGTTAGAAAAGCTGAGATCGAAGCTGAGATCGCTAAAGCTAATGAGGAAAAAGAAAAAGTTCTCTCTACTAAGACTGGAGTAGATGAGGAAGTTGCCGGGCTTGAAGAAAAGAAGAAAGCGGCAGCTGATAAGTATAACGAGATTCAGGATCGTGAGCAGGAACTTAACAGACAGATAGAAGAGAGCAATGCAAAGATCCTTAATACTATAAATGAACGTGCCAACATTAAGTCACGTCAGAGTTCTCTGTCTACAATGAAGGAACAGATCAGTATCCGTAAGGCTGAACTTACCAGTAAGCTTGTTCAGGCAAGTTCTGATGAGGAGAAGAAAGAAGCAAGGATGAAAGAGCTTCGTGATATATTCGAAGCTGTTAATGAAGAGATCCGCACTCTTTCTGATGAACAGAAGAGCGGCGAAGACCGCCTTGCTGCAATCAAAGAGATCCTTACAGGCAGTGATGAGAAGATAAGAGAAGCAAGAAACATTGCTATGCAGCAAAAGTCCAAGCTTGATGCTCTTGCTAATCTTACTGAAAGATATGAAGGCTACGGCGGTGCTGTAAAGCGTGTCATGGAACAAAAGGATCACAATCCCGGCGTTATAGGTGTTGTAGCCGACATTATCAAAACCGATAAAAAGTATGAAACTGCTATAGAGACAGCTCTTGGCGGAAGTATCCAGAACGTCGTAACAAAGGACGAGGCTACTGCCAAGAAGATGATCGCTTACCTTAAGGAGACCAAGGGAGGCCGTGCTACATTCCTTCCTCTTACAGCCCTTAAGAACCAGCAGGAATTCAGGAATAAAGAAGCTCTTAATGAAAAGGGGGCCATAGGACTTGCTGATGGACTTGTTAAGATCGAGGATGAATACAGGCCCGTAGCAGCCAACCTTCTCGGAAGAGTACTTGTAGTTGATAACGTAGACAATGCTACCAAGATCGCAGCCAAGTATAACTACAGCATCAGAATGGTAACACTTGAGGGTGAACTCCTTATGCCGGGCGGTGCTATCTCAGGTGGTGCCTTCAAGAATTCATCCAATCTTCTTGGTAGAAGACGTGAGATGGATGACCTGGAAAAAGAAGTTAAGGAAAAGCTTGAAGAAGCTAGAAAGCTCGAAGAAGAGGTCGCAAATGTAAGACAGGAGCGTAACACACTTCGTGCAAGCCTCGAAACCACAAGACTTAAGCTTCAGAACAAGTTCATTGAACAAAATACTGCAAGACTCAATGTAGTAAGAGAAGAAGAGAAGCAGAAGGAAGAAGCTACATCTTTTGAATCTCTGAAAAATGAAAACCTTGATATCGAGAATCAGGTAGCAGATATCGAGAAGCAGGAGAATGAAACCAAGGCTAAACTTGAAGAATCTCTCCAGATAGAAAAAGATTGTCAGGCTAAAGTTGAGGAATATGCAAGTGAACTTTCTGAACTCTCCAAATCTGAAGAAGCAGCTGCTTCTGAAGTGTCCAAGTGGGAGATGGAGATCGCCAAGGTATCCCAGAGACTTGAATTCCAGCAGGAGAACCTGTCAAGAATTGATGAAGAGATAGCTACAAGGCAGAAAGACCTTGATGAAGTTGTAGAACATATCGAATCTTCAAAGAGTGAACTTGAACAGAAGAATGCTGATATAGAAGAGATCACTAAAACTATGGAAGCTTCTGTTACAAGCAGTAAAGAAAATAAAGAAAAGCTCGAGAAGATACAGCATACAAGAGAAGAGATTTCATTAAAGCAAAAGAATTTCTTTGAAGTACGAGAAAAGCTTGCTGAAGCAAAGTCTTCACTTGACAGAGAGGTTAACAGACTCTCTACTCAGAAAGAAAAACTAGATTCTCAGATAGAAGGACTTATCAACTACATGTGGGATGAGTATGAGATTACTCTCACAGCAGCTTCCCAGATGAGAGATCCTGAGCTTACAGATGCTTCTTCCATGAAGAAGGAGATCGGACAGCTCAAGAACGCCATAAGAGATCTTGGAGACGTCAATGTTAATGCTATAGAGGATTACAAGAATGTATCCGAAAGGTATACATTCCTTAAGACCCAGCATGATGATCTTGTGGCCGCTGAAGAACAGCTGCGCGTTATCATTGCAGATCTTGACGAGTCCATGAGAACTCAGTTCAAACAGCAATTTAAGCTTATCAGCGAACAGTTCGATAAAGTATTTAAAGAGATGTTTGGAGGCGGACACGGAACTCTCGAAATAGATGAATCTGTGGATATCCTCGAAGCAGGCATCAAGATCATAGCTCAGCCCCCGGGCAAGAAGCTTGTAAACATGAACATGATGTCCGGTGGAGAGAAGGCTCTGACCGCGATCGCACTTTTATTTGCGATCCAGAATCTTAAGCCTTCGCCCTTCTGTCTATTGGACGAGATCGAGGCGGCGCTTGATGAAAATAACGTCGTGCGCTTTGCCAAATATCTGCATAAATTAAAAGATACTCAGTTCATTGTAATTACGCATCGTCGTGGTACAATGGAAAGTGCAGACAGACTCTATGGTATAACCATGCAGGAAAAGGGTGTGTCAGCACTTGTAAGTGTTAATCTCATTGATAAGGAGCTAACGAACTAG
- the ftsY gene encoding signal recognition particle-docking protein FtsY: MVKGLDNVFSGYSEIDGDFYDDLEETLIMGDIGVNATSRILDRLRSQVEEKKIRSTVECRDLLIQDIREQMHTDEHAYDFENQKSVLFIIGVNGVGKTTSVGKLASIYKNKGKKVLVAAADTYRAAATEQLEEWTNRAGVPLVKGAEGADPASVIFDAVNSAKAKDIDILIVDTAGRLHNKKNLMEELRKMNRILDNHLPDYKRENLIVLDGTTGQNAMSQAREFGEVTDLTGIILTKMDGTSKGGIAVAIVSELNIPVKYIGVGESLDDLERFEPQEFVDALFDIDHEERVRLDQDIVARKLSSGEMDSSQLTEEEAIDILTRH, encoded by the coding sequence ATGGTGAAAGGGCTGGATAATGTTTTTTCCGGCTATTCAGAAATTGACGGTGACTTCTACGACGATCTGGAAGAGACACTGATCATGGGTGATATCGGCGTTAATGCAACAAGCCGCATCCTTGACAGGCTTCGCTCCCAGGTAGAAGAGAAGAAGATCCGTTCAACGGTAGAGTGCCGTGATCTTCTGATCCAGGATATCAGGGAACAGATGCATACTGATGAGCATGCATACGATTTTGAGAATCAGAAATCAGTTCTTTTCATCATAGGTGTTAATGGTGTTGGTAAGACTACATCTGTTGGCAAGCTTGCATCAATATATAAGAACAAGGGCAAAAAAGTCCTTGTAGCAGCGGCTGATACCTATAGAGCGGCAGCTACAGAGCAGCTTGAGGAGTGGACTAACAGGGCAGGAGTTCCTCTTGTAAAGGGAGCTGAAGGCGCAGACCCTGCAAGTGTTATCTTTGATGCTGTTAACTCTGCCAAGGCCAAAGATATTGATATACTGATTGTAGATACTGCAGGAAGACTTCATAACAAGAAGAATCTTATGGAAGAGCTTCGTAAGATGAACAGGATCCTTGATAACCATCTTCCTGATTACAAGCGTGAAAACCTCATCGTTCTTGATGGAACAACAGGTCAGAACGCGATGTCACAGGCAAGGGAATTTGGAGAAGTCACTGATCTTACAGGTATCATCCTGACCAAGATGGATGGAACCTCAAAGGGCGGAATAGCAGTAGCTATCGTTAGTGAACTTAATATACCCGTTAAATATATTGGTGTTGGTGAATCACTGGATGATCTTGAGAGATTCGAGCCTCAGGAATTTGTTGATGCTCTTTTTGATATCGATCATGAAGAAAGAGTAAGGCTCGATCAGGATATTGTAGCAAGAAAGCTTTCATCTGGAGAAATGGACAGCTCTCAGCTTACAGAAGAGGAAGCGATAGACATCCTGACAAGGCACTAA
- the ilvA gene encoding threonine ammonia-lyase, translating to MSEEKKMTLDKFEEACEQVKKVTLETKLMYSDYFSAQSGNKVYLKPENMQRTGAYKVRGAYYKISTMSDEDRKKGLITASAGNHAQGVAYAARQYGVHATIVMPTTTPLIKVNRTKALGAEVVLQGDVYDEAEAYAKKLAKEKGYTFVHPFNDLDVATGQGTIAMEIFKELPTVDYILVPIGGGGLVSGVSTLAKLLNPKIKVVGVEPSGAACMNASIKEGKVVTLPGVNTIADGTAVKTPGDKIFPYVQENVDQIIKVDDEDLVVAFLDMVENHKMIVENSGLLSVAALKQLRCKDKKVVCVLSGGNMDVITMSSVVQQGLIRRDRIFTVSVLLPDKPGELSRVSGVIAELGGNVIKLEHNQFVSINRNAAVELRITLEAYGTEHKTQITQALEEKGYRPRLVTTQI from the coding sequence ATGTCGGAAGAGAAGAAGATGACCCTTGATAAGTTCGAGGAGGCTTGCGAGCAGGTCAAAAAAGTTACACTTGAGACGAAACTCATGTACAGCGACTATTTTTCAGCGCAGTCAGGCAATAAAGTTTATTTAAAGCCTGAGAACATGCAAAGAACAGGCGCTTATAAGGTTAGAGGTGCTTACTACAAGATAAGCACGATGTCAGATGAGGACCGTAAAAAGGGTCTTATCACAGCATCAGCAGGTAACCATGCACAGGGTGTTGCATATGCAGCAAGACAGTATGGTGTTCACGCAACAATAGTAATGCCAACTACAACTCCCCTTATTAAGGTTAATCGTACCAAGGCACTTGGGGCAGAAGTAGTACTTCAGGGCGATGTGTATGATGAAGCCGAAGCCTACGCTAAAAAGCTTGCTAAGGAAAAAGGATACACATTTGTTCATCCATTCAATGACCTTGACGTAGCAACAGGTCAGGGAACCATTGCAATGGAGATCTTCAAGGAACTTCCTACAGTTGACTATATACTTGTACCGATAGGTGGTGGCGGACTTGTTAGTGGTGTAAGCACACTTGCAAAGCTCCTTAATCCCAAGATCAAGGTGGTAGGTGTTGAGCCATCCGGCGCAGCATGTATGAATGCTTCCATCAAGGAAGGCAAAGTAGTTACACTTCCCGGAGTTAACACAATTGCTGATGGTACAGCTGTTAAGACACCTGGAGATAAGATTTTCCCATATGTTCAGGAGAATGTTGACCAGATCATCAAGGTTGATGATGAAGACCTTGTTGTAGCATTCCTTGATATGGTCGAGAATCACAAGATGATCGTTGAAAATTCAGGACTTCTTTCTGTAGCAGCTTTAAAGCAACTCAGATGTAAGGATAAAAAGGTTGTTTGCGTCCTTTCAGGTGGTAACATGGATGTCATCACAATGTCATCCGTTGTTCAGCAGGGTCTTATCAGAAGAGACAGGATCTTCACAGTATCAGTCCTTCTTCCGGATAAGCCTGGCGAACTTTCCAGAGTTTCAGGCGTTATCGCTGAACTTGGAGGCAATGTAATCAAACTTGAACACAATCAGTTCGTATCAATAAATCGCAATGCTGCTGTAGAGCTGCGAATTACACTTGAAGCCTATGGAACTGAGCATAAGACTCAGATCACACAGGCTCTTGAGGAAAAGGGATATCGTCCCAGACTGGTAACAACCCAGATCTGA
- a CDS encoding YitT family protein, producing MTKRKNLQKLIVNYFLITVGSFLYGIGTAIFSDPNNIAPGGFTGVAIVLNRILSGINIGGLEIPLGTGTWFLILNIPVLILGTWKFGFHFICSTLYATGMISYFTDFIHKYGEPFFVHDMVLASIFGGLLAGVAMAIIFQQGATSGGSDIIIKILRLRYPHIKTGGILFITDVFVIAFAAIVIKDIPAALYAFVTVFINGIALDKVLYGSDEAKLLFIISDRNASITRRLLKELDLGVTHVYGQGAYSGKDKKVIMCVVRKRISPQAQKIVKEEDPEAFMIITSATEIYGEGYKSYFDDEI from the coding sequence ATGACTAAGAGAAAAAACTTACAAAAACTGATAGTTAATTATTTTTTGATCACGGTCGGTTCCTTTCTCTACGGCATCGGTACGGCCATTTTTAGTGATCCTAATAATATTGCGCCTGGTGGTTTTACAGGTGTAGCTATTGTACTTAACAGAATTTTATCAGGCATAAACATAGGTGGTCTTGAAATACCGCTTGGAACAGGTACCTGGTTCCTGATCCTTAATATCCCTGTTTTGATATTGGGAACATGGAAATTCGGTTTTCATTTTATCTGTTCAACACTGTATGCCACAGGTATGATCTCGTATTTTACTGATTTCATACACAAATACGGAGAACCGTTCTTTGTTCATGATATGGTCCTTGCTTCCATATTTGGAGGACTCCTTGCCGGTGTTGCCATGGCAATAATATTCCAGCAGGGCGCAACGAGCGGCGGATCTGATATTATTATCAAGATCTTAAGACTCCGTTACCCGCATATTAAGACCGGCGGCATCTTATTTATAACAGACGTATTTGTTATTGCTTTTGCAGCAATTGTTATTAAAGATATACCTGCAGCGCTATACGCATTCGTAACAGTGTTTATAAATGGTATAGCTCTTGATAAGGTTCTGTACGGAAGTGATGAGGCTAAACTTCTTTTCATCATATCCGACAGAAACGCATCTATTACCAGGAGACTTCTTAAGGAACTCGATCTTGGTGTGACACACGTATATGGTCAGGGGGCTTACTCCGGTAAGGATAAGAAAGTTATCATGTGCGTTGTCAGAAAGAGGATTTCGCCTCAGGCACAGAAGATTGTCAAAGAGGAAGATCCTGAAGCATTCATGATCATAACTTCTGCAACTGAGATATATGGCGAAGGTTACAAGAGTTATTTTGATGATGAGATCTAG
- a CDS encoding glycoside hydrolase family 25 protein gives MANRKNRKLIHAAVTTQNIISIILLSLIAIVTLSFSIAILLRNAALRKENEAYRAQLDSIQEEGYYTVSETDTMVKDAYEGGYDEAKQEVLDTVREQLESGTSITSTVRSMFPDQILIAKDGRYYFIPIDKSLALNSFTDTDFAKNDSGILEYEGSNAAVLGTLGLDVSKFQGEIDWESVADAGVEYAFIRVGNRGTSTGKIVEDEYFKANIEGAIKAGIEVGVYFYSSAINEDEALEEAKFVLDAIEPYEVTYPVVIDIERPDSADYRTQSVSQDEMTDIALKFCDTVKGAGYTPMIYGNNETFALILDMSRLEGIDKWVAFYGVPLYFPYEFTIWQYSAAGKIDGIKGEVDLNICVQKGW, from the coding sequence ATGGCAAATAGAAAGAACAGGAAACTAATTCACGCGGCAGTTACTACTCAGAATATCATTTCGATAATTCTGCTTAGTCTTATTGCGATAGTTACCTTGAGTTTTTCTATTGCCATACTCCTTAGAAATGCAGCTTTGAGAAAAGAAAATGAAGCCTACAGGGCACAGCTGGATTCCATTCAGGAAGAAGGCTACTATACCGTATCCGAGACAGATACTATGGTAAAAGATGCTTATGAAGGCGGCTATGATGAGGCAAAACAGGAAGTTCTCGATACGGTAAGAGAGCAGCTTGAGTCAGGTACAAGCATTACATCTACTGTACGCAGCATGTTCCCTGATCAGATCCTTATCGCCAAGGATGGAAGATATTATTTTATCCCCATCGACAAGTCACTTGCACTTAATTCTTTTACCGATACTGATTTTGCAAAGAATGATTCCGGAATCCTTGAATATGAGGGATCAAATGCAGCGGTTCTTGGTACACTTGGACTTGATGTGTCCAAGTTCCAGGGCGAGATCGACTGGGAAAGCGTTGCAGATGCCGGCGTAGAATATGCTTTTATCAGAGTAGGTAACAGAGGTACTTCTACAGGCAAGATCGTAGAAGATGAATATTTTAAAGCCAATATCGAAGGTGCTATCAAGGCTGGAATAGAAGTTGGCGTATACTTCTACTCATCAGCTATAAACGAGGATGAGGCTTTGGAAGAAGCCAAGTTCGTCCTTGATGCTATTGAGCCATACGAGGTTACATATCCTGTAGTTATAGATATTGAAAGGCCTGACAGCGCTGATTATAGAACTCAGAGCGTATCTCAGGACGAGATGACAGATATAGCTCTTAAATTCTGCGATACAGTTAAGGGCGCTGGCTATACTCCCATGATCTATGGTAATAACGAGACCTTTGCTCTTATACTTGATATGTCAAGGCTTGAAGGTATCGATAAGTGGGTAGCATTTTATGGCGTTCCTCTTTACTTCCCATATGAGTTTACGATCTGGCAGTATTCAGCAGCCGGTAAGATAGATGGTATAAAAGGTGAAGTAGATCTCAATATCTGTGTTCAAAAAGGATGGTAA
- a CDS encoding AraC family transcriptional regulator has translation MSEEFNPSVEYEQKGYLNCDFRLFHIDESKAIDTPWHYHDFDKIVFFLRGDVQYAVEGREYELRPYDIVIVPHHSIHKVTASAKEGYERYVLYVKPETLVRLGKTQEVTVHEGKKLSGKTKDHDLDLCFNMTSKTKTNLVHFDAGITSELMDKFRTLEDVIRSEEDLYCAGLRIHVSLIQLLIGLNEACFKHPDAFMEKARYNRKVIDIIDYIMEHLGDDLSIDKISDEFYISKYHMMRIFKAETGYSVHQYIMEKRILRARDLIIAGEPAMSASIESGFHDYSSFCKAFRKATGKLPSDYVANI, from the coding sequence ATGTCCGAAGAATTCAACCCCTCAGTAGAATATGAGCAGAAAGGTTATCTTAACTGCGATTTCCGCCTTTTTCACATAGATGAATCCAAGGCTATAGATACGCCCTGGCACTATCATGATTTTGACAAGATAGTTTTTTTCCTAAGAGGTGATGTTCAGTATGCGGTTGAAGGCCGTGAATATGAACTTCGTCCCTATGATATCGTAATTGTTCCCCATCACAGTATTCATAAGGTTACAGCTTCCGCTAAGGAAGGCTATGAGCGTTACGTGCTTTATGTTAAGCCCGAAACGCTTGTTCGTCTTGGTAAAACTCAGGAAGTTACTGTCCATGAGGGCAAAAAGCTTTCCGGAAAAACAAAGGATCATGACCTTGATCTTTGTTTTAATATGACTTCAAAGACCAAGACTAATCTGGTTCATTTTGATGCGGGTATCACATCTGAGCTTATGGACAAGTTCAGGACTTTGGAAGATGTTATCAGATCAGAAGAGGATCTTTACTGCGCGGGGCTTCGCATTCACGTAAGTCTCATTCAGCTCCTTATCGGGCTTAATGAAGCCTGCTTCAAGCACCCTGATGCATTTATGGAAAAGGCCAGATACAATCGCAAGGTCATAGACATAATCGATTACATTATGGAGCATCTTGGAGATGATCTGTCCATAGACAAGATTTCTGACGAGTTCTATATAAGCAAGTATCACATGATGCGTATCTTTAAGGCTGAGACCGGCTACAGTGTCCATCAGTACATTATGGAAAAAAGGATCCTGCGTGCAAGAGATCTGATCATCGCAGGAGAACCGGCCATGTCAGCTTCTATCGAATCGGGATTCCACGATTACTCATCCTTTTGTAAGGCATTTCGCAAGGCTACAGGGAAATTGCCGTCTGACTATGTTGCAAATATCTGA
- the ylxM gene encoding YlxM family DNA-binding protein, with product MSEVGKIIEQGMLYDFYGDLLTAHQKEIYEDLVYNDMSLNEIAAEYGISKQGVHDLIKRCTQTMQGYEDKLHMISRFNAIRADAQKMKNIIDNTDEEFPDRKEIIRLSDHIIEELI from the coding sequence ATGAGCGAGGTCGGCAAGATCATCGAACAGGGCATGCTGTATGATTTCTATGGAGATCTGCTTACTGCCCATCAGAAAGAAATATACGAAGATCTGGTCTATAATGACATGTCGCTTAATGAGATCGCCGCAGAATACGGCATCAGCAAGCAGGGTGTGCATGATCTGATAAAGAGATGTACACAGACAATGCAGGGATATGAAGACAAGCTTCATATGATCTCAAGATTTAATGCCATAAGAGCAGATGCACAGAAGATGAAAAACATAATTGATAATACTGACGAAGAATTCCCTGACAGGAAGGAGATCATCAGATTATCCGACCACATAATAGAGGAACTTATCTAA
- the ffh gene encoding signal recognition particle protein, whose product MAFESLSDKLQNVFKKLRGKGRLTEEDVKIALKEVKMALLEADVSFKVVKQFIAAVQERAVGEDVMNGLNPGQMVIKIVNEEMISLMGSETTEIQFKPGKEITVIMMAGLQGAGKTTTAAKIAGKLKSRGKFPLLVACDIYRPAAIEQLRVNAQKQVVDFYEEGTNVSPVDIAKHAIDYASKNNKNVVILDTAGRLQIDEDMMNELINIKKEVDVFQTILVVDAMTGQEAVNVASEFNEKVGVDGIILSKLDGDTRGGAALSTRAVTGKPILYVGMGEKLSDLEQFYPDRMANRILGMGDVLTLIDKAVEANQEMDIAAEADMAARLKKGKFDFEMYLESMKQMRKLGGLGSILSMLPGGNKISSDQLPDEKELARMEAIVLSMTPEERRNPKLMSPSRKKRIADGSGNDIAVVNRFIKNFEQSQKVMKQLGGMKKGKHGGFGNMMNMGRMLGGNNKFF is encoded by the coding sequence ATGGCTTTTGAAAGCTTATCTGATAAACTACAAAATGTATTTAAGAAACTTCGCGGCAAAGGTCGTCTCACTGAAGAAGACGTTAAGATAGCCCTTAAAGAGGTTAAGATGGCTCTTCTTGAAGCTGATGTTAGCTTTAAGGTTGTAAAGCAGTTCATAGCTGCTGTACAGGAGAGAGCAGTCGGCGAAGATGTTATGAACGGCCTTAATCCTGGCCAGATGGTCATCAAGATCGTTAACGAAGAGATGATCAGCCTTATGGGTTCTGAAACAACTGAGATTCAGTTCAAACCCGGTAAGGAGATAACTGTTATCATGATGGCAGGTCTTCAGGGTGCAGGTAAGACAACTACCGCAGCCAAGATAGCAGGCAAGCTCAAATCAAGGGGTAAATTCCCATTGCTTGTAGCCTGCGATATATATCGTCCTGCAGCTATCGAACAGTTACGTGTTAATGCCCAGAAGCAGGTGGTTGACTTCTATGAAGAAGGAACTAACGTATCACCTGTTGATATAGCAAAGCATGCCATTGACTATGCATCAAAGAACAACAAGAACGTTGTAATCCTTGATACAGCCGGACGTCTCCAGATTGATGAGGACATGATGAATGAGCTCATCAATATCAAGAAGGAAGTCGATGTATTCCAGACTATCCTTGTTGTAGACGCCATGACCGGTCAGGAAGCTGTTAATGTAGCTTCCGAGTTCAATGAGAAGGTCGGAGTAGATGGCATAATCCTTTCTAAGCTTGATGGTGATACCAGAGGCGGTGCTGCACTTTCAACAAGAGCAGTTACAGGCAAGCCTATCCTCTACGTAGGTATGGGCGAGAAGCTCTCAGATCTTGAGCAGTTCTATCCTGACCGTATGGCTAACCGAATCCTGGGAATGGGAGATGTGCTCACTCTTATTGATAAGGCTGTTGAAGCCAATCAGGAGATGGACATCGCTGCAGAAGCAGACATGGCCGCACGTCTCAAGAAAGGTAAGTTCGATTTCGAGATGTATCTCGAGAGCATGAAGCAGATGCGTAAGCTTGGCGGACTTGGAAGTATTCTTTCAATGCTTCCCGGTGGCAACAAAATAAGCTCTGATCAGCTCCCTGATGAAAAAGAACTTGCAAGAATGGAAGCAATCGTGCTTTCAATGACACCTGAGGAAAGACGTAATCCTAAGCTCATGAGCCCTTCAAGAAAGAAGAGAATTGCTGATGGCTCAGGTAACGATATAGCAGTTGTTAACAGATTCATCAAGAACTTTGAGCAGTCTCAGAAAGTCATGAAGCAGCTTGGCGGAATGAAAAAGGGCAAGCACGGCGGATTTGGCAACATGATGAACATGGGCAGAATGCTCGGTGGTAACAATAAATTCTTCTAA
- the rpsP gene encoding 30S ribosomal protein S16 — translation MAVKIRLKRIGKKKTPFYRIIVSDAKAPVQGKFVDEIGTYDPNTNPGTVKVDAEKAQKWLANGAQPTDTVAKIFKMAGVHKN, via the coding sequence ATGGCAGTAAAGATCAGATTAAAGAGAATTGGTAAGAAGAAGACACCTTTCTACAGAATCATCGTAAGTGATGCAAAGGCTCCTGTACAGGGTAAGTTCGTTGATGAGATCGGAACATACGATCCTAACACAAATCCTGGAACAGTTAAGGTAGACGCTGAAAAGGCTCAGAAGTGGCTTGCTAATGGTGCTCAGCCTACAGATACAGTAGCTAAGATCTTCAAGATGGCAGGCGTTCACAAGAACTAA